A window of the Brassica napus cultivar Da-Ae chromosome C5, Da-Ae, whole genome shotgun sequence genome harbors these coding sequences:
- the LOC106399810 gene encoding 10 kDa chaperonin, mitochondrial: MAKRLIPTLNRVLVEKILQPSKTVSGILLPETSSQLNSGRVIAVGPGARDRTGNLIPVSVKEGDSVLLPKFGGTQVKLGEKEFLLYRDEDLMATLHD; the protein is encoded by the exons ATGGCGAAGCGATTGATCCCGACGTTAAACCGTGTGTTGGTTGAGAAGATTCTTCAACCGTCGAAGACCGTCTCCGGCATTCTCCTACCGGAAACATCTTCTCAG TTGAATTCGGGGAGGGTGATAGCAGTTGGTCCTGGAGCGAGAGACAGAACCGGGAATCTGATTCCGGTTTCGGTTAAGGAAGGAGACAGTGTTCTTTTGCCTAAGTTCGGTGGTACTCAAGTGAAGCTCGGAGAGAAAGA GTTTCTTTTGTATAGGGatgaagatctcatggctactCTTCATGATTGA
- the LOC106448429 gene encoding uncharacterized protein LOC106448429 has product MRKRVWTFNEWSIVIDRWVEKPPDDYLKYLLVWVQIRNIPVNHYTKEAIGTFGDFIGKVDVVAFDPNKAQSHDYVRVRVFFDVSRLVRKTKVINLPGGGTVTLRYDFERIQKICYHCQRLTHEKDKCPLLIQERKDKAFEHRKKVLAEKQKRELMIHRDDPLFGVLSDEQVGLDPATGKRKINPEVLQNMREYLLAAEGGEKRVREERNFLRLESPPLVICDLDKGKGVVSDYALKNVENQVVLRRSKGNVNKSLVIRDPQPLVPDLLRGKTGDHALSPIFFECSTGFSSGFSDANSSGTSRQKGGKRYRPPKRMRKFKPKSPASEGDGAKEKSIDDTEIKSAFKRRAEAVAGEFARVARMSKSEVVPNGGLPNQ; this is encoded by the exons ATGCGTAAACGGGTTTGGACGTTTAATGAGTGGAGCATTGTGATTGATCGGTGGGTGGAGAAGCCACCAGATGACTATTTGAAGTATTTGTTGGTTTGGGTTCAGATTCGAAACATTCCGGTGAACCACTACACGAAAGAAGCTATTGGAACTTTTGGTGATTTTATTGGTAAGGTAGATGTGGTTGCTTTTGATCCAAACAAAGCACAAAGTCATGACTACGTTAGGGTACGGGTCTTTTTTGATGTTTCGAGACTTGTTAGGAAAACGAAAGTTATCAATCTACCGGGTGGGGGTACGGTAACCCTACGGTACGACTTTGAGAGGATACAGAAGATATGCTATCACTGTCAACGCCTAACTCATGAGAAGGACAAATGCCCACTGCTAATTCAGGAGAGGAAGGATAAAGCTTTTGAGCATAGGAAGAAGGTTTTGGCCGAGAAGCAGAAAAGAGAGCTGATGATTCATCGAGACGATCCTCTCTTTGGAGTCTTGAGTGATGAGCAAGTGGGTCTGGATCCTGCTACTGGGAAACGTAAAATTAATCCCGAGGTTTTACAAAATATGCGTGAATATCTCTTAGCAGCTGAAGGTGGAGAAAAGCGTGTGCGGGAGGAACGT AACTTTCTGAGACTGGAGTCCCCGCCTTTGGTTATCTGTGATTTAGACAAAGGCAAAGGAGTAGTCTCTGACTATGCTCTGAAGAATGTGGAGAACCAAGTTGTACTGCGAAGGTCTAAGGGGAATGTAAACAAAAGCTTGGTGATCAGGGATCCCCAACCATTAGTACCTGACTTGCTCAGGGGAAAAACTGGAGATCATGCCCTTTCTCCTATCTTTTTTGAATGTTCGACGGGTTTTAGCTCTGGATTCTCAGACGCTAACTCTTCCGGGACTTCACGACAAAAGGGAGGCAAGCGCTATAGGCCACCAAAGAGGATGAGGAAGTTTAAGCCGAAATCTCCGGCTTCGGAGGGAGATGGGGCCAAGGAGAAGAGTATTGACGATACTGAGATAAAAAGTGCTTTCAAGAGAAGAGCTGAGGCTGTGGCGGGGGAATTTGCTAGAGTTGCGAGAATGTCAAAATCAGAGGTGGTCCCAAATGGGGGACTGCCCAATCAATAA